The Apium graveolens cultivar Ventura chromosome 6, ASM990537v1, whole genome shotgun sequence genome contains a region encoding:
- the LOC141666943 gene encoding uncharacterized protein LOC141666943 isoform X1: MDAKLKLKLLENRRRVEEEYRENRVHYRLRQKAGSSGNKMNAPDMGKKRKVDDTPTSDPGKKRKVDDAPISSAPPAAGKKRKVDDAPTSKPGTSLCNKYGRHIAFLFEFASGYALFDAHGMYEYPGFSTTFKIAEKYLNNNPFTLRAFYPFSSLRDALHQMKAICNSNVTKELKSFLVDNIPQPRSDYQIAVANPTLGRNICLATGIFVIVGEIIDQVMRGLRAKIDKFIINLEPADLRMAQLNLARSYRWQSCACKESSIVQRNFHTGIANKVVVVPHKFKGLFLAKGLGKKNFICTKNLVPGKVLHGDKLISVQKDDGTEVEYRLWNPHISKLAAAILGGLTNIWIKPGSHVLYLGDVCGITVLQLSDLVGSNGMVYVIGLSDVVANTVEERSNVVTFPEIFCFRKDMVNYIARYALLHLKTGGHYLICTRAKNINFTSQVKDPFADHDKLPFSVRIEFKTNEIVMLEPIGRGHAVAVGGYRMCKVYALGLGLFYGRYSHTGWFMLIIGGKWLRVVLATDVKTQ, translated from the exons ATGGATGCTAAATTAAAATTAAAGTTGTTGGAAAATCGCCGCCGTGTAGAGGAGGAATATAGGGAAAACCGTGTTCATTATCGTTTAAGGCAGAAAGCAGGTTCGTCGGGGAATAAG ATGAATGCTCCTGATATGGGAAAAAAGAGAAAAGTAGATGATACACCAACATCTGACCCGGGTAAAAAGAGAAAAGTAGATGATGCACCAATATCTAGTGCTCCTCCTGCTGCGGGGAAAAAGAGAAAAGTAGATGATGCACCAACATCTAAACCAGGGACTTCCTTGTGCAATAAG TATGGCCGCCATATTGCTTTTCTTTTTGAATTTGCCTCGGGATATGCTCTTTTTGATGCTCATGGAATGTATGAATATCCTGGATTTAGCACCACGTTCAAAATAGCTGAGAAGTACCTCAATAACAACCCATTCACGCTCAGAGCTTTTTATCCCTTTTCATCTCTCCGTGACGCTCTCCATCAAATGAAGGCTATATGCAATT CAAATGTGACCAAGGAGCTGAAAAGTTTTTTAGTGGATAATATTCCACAACCAAGATCTGATTATCAAATTGCAGTTGCGAATCCAACGCTGGGACGTAATATATGTTTAGCAACGGGGATATTTGTGATAGTTGGTGAAATAATCGATCAGGTTATGCGTGGTTTGCGGGCAAAAATTGACAAATTCATCATCAACTTGGAG CCCGCAGACTTGAGAATGGCTCAACTGAATTTGGCACGCAGTTATCGTTGGCAAAGTTGTGCGTGCAAAGAAAGTTCCATAGTACAAAGAAATTTTCACACTGGTATTGCAAACAAAGTTGTGGTTGTCCCACATAAATTTAAAGGACTTTTCCTCGCCAAGGGTTTGGGTAAAAAGAATTTTATCTGTACTAAAAATTTAGTACCCGGTAAAGTTCTTCATGGTGACAAATTAATATCTGTTCAG AAGGATGATGGAACTGAAGTTGAGTACAGATTATGGAATCCGCATATTTCAAAGTTGGCGGCTGCTATACTGGGCGGTCTTACTAATATATGGATC AAACCTGGGTCTCACGTTTTATACCTGGGAGATGTATGTGGAATTACAGTTTTACAATTATCCGATCTTGTTGGCTCG AATGGAATGGTGTATGTAATTGGGTTGTCAGATGTTGTTGCAAACACGGTGGAGGAGAGGTCGAATGTTGTTACATTTCCAGAAATTTTTTGTTTCCGTAAGGACATG GTGAATTATATAGCTAGGTATGCTCTATTACATCTTAAAACCGGCGGTCATTACTTGATCTGCACACGG GCAAAAAACATCAATTTCACTAGCCAAGTTAAAGATCCGTTTGCTGACCACGACAAACTTCCCTTCAGCGTGAGGATAGAGTTCAAGACCAACGAAATTGTCATGTTAGAACCAATAGGGAGGGGGCATGCCGTCGCTGTTGGCGGTTACCGCATG TGCAAAGTTTATGCTCTTGGACTAGGGCTATTCTATGGTCGTTATTCTCACACTGGATGGTTTATGCTGATTATTGGAGGAAAATGGTTAAGAGTTGTTTTGGCAACTGATGTCAAAACTCAATAG
- the LOC141666943 gene encoding uncharacterized protein LOC141666943 isoform X3 — translation MDAKLKLKLLENRRRVEEEYRENRVHYRLRQKAGSSGNKMNAPDMGKKRKVDDTPTSDPGKKRKVDDAPISSAPPAAGKKRKVDDAPTSKPGTSLCNKYGRHIAFLFEFASGYALFDAHGMYEYPGFSTTFKIAEKYLNNNPFTLRAFYPFSSLRDALHQMKAICNSNVTKELKSFLVDNIPQPRSDYQIAVANPTLGRNICLATGIFVIVGEIIDQVMRGLRAKIDKFIINLEPADLRMAQLNLARSYRWQSCACKESSIVQRNFHTGIANKVVVVPHKFKGLFLAKGLGKKNFICTKNLVPGKVLHGDKLISVQKDDGTEVEYRLWNPHISKLAAAILGGLTNIWIKPGSHVLYLGDVCGITVLQLSDLVGSNGMVYVIGLSDVVANTVEERSNVVTFPEIFCFRKDMVNYIARYALLHLKTGGHYLICTRAKNINFTSQVKDPFADHDKLPFSVRIEFKTNEIVMLEPIGRGHAVAVGGYRMG, via the exons ATGGATGCTAAATTAAAATTAAAGTTGTTGGAAAATCGCCGCCGTGTAGAGGAGGAATATAGGGAAAACCGTGTTCATTATCGTTTAAGGCAGAAAGCAGGTTCGTCGGGGAATAAG ATGAATGCTCCTGATATGGGAAAAAAGAGAAAAGTAGATGATACACCAACATCTGACCCGGGTAAAAAGAGAAAAGTAGATGATGCACCAATATCTAGTGCTCCTCCTGCTGCGGGGAAAAAGAGAAAAGTAGATGATGCACCAACATCTAAACCAGGGACTTCCTTGTGCAATAAG TATGGCCGCCATATTGCTTTTCTTTTTGAATTTGCCTCGGGATATGCTCTTTTTGATGCTCATGGAATGTATGAATATCCTGGATTTAGCACCACGTTCAAAATAGCTGAGAAGTACCTCAATAACAACCCATTCACGCTCAGAGCTTTTTATCCCTTTTCATCTCTCCGTGACGCTCTCCATCAAATGAAGGCTATATGCAATT CAAATGTGACCAAGGAGCTGAAAAGTTTTTTAGTGGATAATATTCCACAACCAAGATCTGATTATCAAATTGCAGTTGCGAATCCAACGCTGGGACGTAATATATGTTTAGCAACGGGGATATTTGTGATAGTTGGTGAAATAATCGATCAGGTTATGCGTGGTTTGCGGGCAAAAATTGACAAATTCATCATCAACTTGGAG CCCGCAGACTTGAGAATGGCTCAACTGAATTTGGCACGCAGTTATCGTTGGCAAAGTTGTGCGTGCAAAGAAAGTTCCATAGTACAAAGAAATTTTCACACTGGTATTGCAAACAAAGTTGTGGTTGTCCCACATAAATTTAAAGGACTTTTCCTCGCCAAGGGTTTGGGTAAAAAGAATTTTATCTGTACTAAAAATTTAGTACCCGGTAAAGTTCTTCATGGTGACAAATTAATATCTGTTCAG AAGGATGATGGAACTGAAGTTGAGTACAGATTATGGAATCCGCATATTTCAAAGTTGGCGGCTGCTATACTGGGCGGTCTTACTAATATATGGATC AAACCTGGGTCTCACGTTTTATACCTGGGAGATGTATGTGGAATTACAGTTTTACAATTATCCGATCTTGTTGGCTCG AATGGAATGGTGTATGTAATTGGGTTGTCAGATGTTGTTGCAAACACGGTGGAGGAGAGGTCGAATGTTGTTACATTTCCAGAAATTTTTTGTTTCCGTAAGGACATG GTGAATTATATAGCTAGGTATGCTCTATTACATCTTAAAACCGGCGGTCATTACTTGATCTGCACACGG GCAAAAAACATCAATTTCACTAGCCAAGTTAAAGATCCGTTTGCTGACCACGACAAACTTCCCTTCAGCGTGAGGATAGAGTTCAAGACCAACGAAATTGTCATGTTAGAACCAATAGGGAGGGGGCATGCCGTCGCTGTTGGCGGTTACCGCATG GGTTAA
- the LOC141666943 gene encoding uncharacterized protein LOC141666943 isoform X2 translates to MDAKLKLKLLENRRRVEEEYRENRVHYRLRQKAGSSGNKMNAPDMGKKRKVDDTPTSDPGKKRKVDDAPISSAPPAAGKKRKVDDAPTSKPGTSLCNKYGRHIAFLFEFASGYALFDAHGMYEYPGFSTTFKIAEKYLNNNPFTLRAFYPFSSLRDALHQMKAICNSNVTKELKSFLVDNIPQPRSDYQIAVANPTLGRNICLATGIFVIVGEIIDQVMRGLRAKIDKFIINLEPADLRMAQLNLARSYRWQSCACKESSIVQRNFHTGIANKVVVVPHKFKGLFLAKGLGKKNFICTKNLVPGKVLHGDKLISVQKDDGTEVEYRLWNPHISKLAAAILGGLTNIWIKPGSHVLYLGDVCGITVLQLSDLVGSVNYIARYALLHLKTGGHYLICTRAKNINFTSQVKDPFADHDKLPFSVRIEFKTNEIVMLEPIGRGHAVAVGGYRMCKVYALGLGLFYGRYSHTGWFMLIIGGKWLRVVLATDVKTQ, encoded by the exons ATGGATGCTAAATTAAAATTAAAGTTGTTGGAAAATCGCCGCCGTGTAGAGGAGGAATATAGGGAAAACCGTGTTCATTATCGTTTAAGGCAGAAAGCAGGTTCGTCGGGGAATAAG ATGAATGCTCCTGATATGGGAAAAAAGAGAAAAGTAGATGATACACCAACATCTGACCCGGGTAAAAAGAGAAAAGTAGATGATGCACCAATATCTAGTGCTCCTCCTGCTGCGGGGAAAAAGAGAAAAGTAGATGATGCACCAACATCTAAACCAGGGACTTCCTTGTGCAATAAG TATGGCCGCCATATTGCTTTTCTTTTTGAATTTGCCTCGGGATATGCTCTTTTTGATGCTCATGGAATGTATGAATATCCTGGATTTAGCACCACGTTCAAAATAGCTGAGAAGTACCTCAATAACAACCCATTCACGCTCAGAGCTTTTTATCCCTTTTCATCTCTCCGTGACGCTCTCCATCAAATGAAGGCTATATGCAATT CAAATGTGACCAAGGAGCTGAAAAGTTTTTTAGTGGATAATATTCCACAACCAAGATCTGATTATCAAATTGCAGTTGCGAATCCAACGCTGGGACGTAATATATGTTTAGCAACGGGGATATTTGTGATAGTTGGTGAAATAATCGATCAGGTTATGCGTGGTTTGCGGGCAAAAATTGACAAATTCATCATCAACTTGGAG CCCGCAGACTTGAGAATGGCTCAACTGAATTTGGCACGCAGTTATCGTTGGCAAAGTTGTGCGTGCAAAGAAAGTTCCATAGTACAAAGAAATTTTCACACTGGTATTGCAAACAAAGTTGTGGTTGTCCCACATAAATTTAAAGGACTTTTCCTCGCCAAGGGTTTGGGTAAAAAGAATTTTATCTGTACTAAAAATTTAGTACCCGGTAAAGTTCTTCATGGTGACAAATTAATATCTGTTCAG AAGGATGATGGAACTGAAGTTGAGTACAGATTATGGAATCCGCATATTTCAAAGTTGGCGGCTGCTATACTGGGCGGTCTTACTAATATATGGATC AAACCTGGGTCTCACGTTTTATACCTGGGAGATGTATGTGGAATTACAGTTTTACAATTATCCGATCTTGTTGGCTCG GTGAATTATATAGCTAGGTATGCTCTATTACATCTTAAAACCGGCGGTCATTACTTGATCTGCACACGG GCAAAAAACATCAATTTCACTAGCCAAGTTAAAGATCCGTTTGCTGACCACGACAAACTTCCCTTCAGCGTGAGGATAGAGTTCAAGACCAACGAAATTGTCATGTTAGAACCAATAGGGAGGGGGCATGCCGTCGCTGTTGGCGGTTACCGCATG TGCAAAGTTTATGCTCTTGGACTAGGGCTATTCTATGGTCGTTATTCTCACACTGGATGGTTTATGCTGATTATTGGAGGAAAATGGTTAAGAGTTGTTTTGGCAACTGATGTCAAAACTCAATAG
- the LOC141666943 gene encoding uncharacterized protein LOC141666943 isoform X4 has translation MDAKLKLKLLENRRRVEEEYRENRVHYRLRQKAGSSGNKMNAPDMGKKRKVDDTPTSDPGKKRKVDDAPISSAPPAAGKKRKVDDAPTSKPGTSLCNKYGRHIAFLFEFASGYALFDAHGMYEYPGFSTTFKIAEKYLNNNPFTLRAFYPFSSLRDALHQMKAICNSNVTKELKSFLVDNIPQPRSDYQIAVANPTLGRNICLATGIFVIVGEIIDQVMRGLRAKIDKFIINLEPADLRMAQLNLARSYRWQSCACKESSIVQRNFHTGIANKVVVVPHKFKGLFLAKGLGKKNFICTKNLVPGKVLHGDKLISVQKDDGTEVEYRLWNPHISKLAAAILGGLTNIWIKPGSHVLYLGDVCGITVLQLSDLVGSNGMVYVIGLSDVVANTVEERSNVVTFPEIFCFRKDMVSSKDYRMVNGELYS, from the exons ATGGATGCTAAATTAAAATTAAAGTTGTTGGAAAATCGCCGCCGTGTAGAGGAGGAATATAGGGAAAACCGTGTTCATTATCGTTTAAGGCAGAAAGCAGGTTCGTCGGGGAATAAG ATGAATGCTCCTGATATGGGAAAAAAGAGAAAAGTAGATGATACACCAACATCTGACCCGGGTAAAAAGAGAAAAGTAGATGATGCACCAATATCTAGTGCTCCTCCTGCTGCGGGGAAAAAGAGAAAAGTAGATGATGCACCAACATCTAAACCAGGGACTTCCTTGTGCAATAAG TATGGCCGCCATATTGCTTTTCTTTTTGAATTTGCCTCGGGATATGCTCTTTTTGATGCTCATGGAATGTATGAATATCCTGGATTTAGCACCACGTTCAAAATAGCTGAGAAGTACCTCAATAACAACCCATTCACGCTCAGAGCTTTTTATCCCTTTTCATCTCTCCGTGACGCTCTCCATCAAATGAAGGCTATATGCAATT CAAATGTGACCAAGGAGCTGAAAAGTTTTTTAGTGGATAATATTCCACAACCAAGATCTGATTATCAAATTGCAGTTGCGAATCCAACGCTGGGACGTAATATATGTTTAGCAACGGGGATATTTGTGATAGTTGGTGAAATAATCGATCAGGTTATGCGTGGTTTGCGGGCAAAAATTGACAAATTCATCATCAACTTGGAG CCCGCAGACTTGAGAATGGCTCAACTGAATTTGGCACGCAGTTATCGTTGGCAAAGTTGTGCGTGCAAAGAAAGTTCCATAGTACAAAGAAATTTTCACACTGGTATTGCAAACAAAGTTGTGGTTGTCCCACATAAATTTAAAGGACTTTTCCTCGCCAAGGGTTTGGGTAAAAAGAATTTTATCTGTACTAAAAATTTAGTACCCGGTAAAGTTCTTCATGGTGACAAATTAATATCTGTTCAG AAGGATGATGGAACTGAAGTTGAGTACAGATTATGGAATCCGCATATTTCAAAGTTGGCGGCTGCTATACTGGGCGGTCTTACTAATATATGGATC AAACCTGGGTCTCACGTTTTATACCTGGGAGATGTATGTGGAATTACAGTTTTACAATTATCCGATCTTGTTGGCTCG AATGGAATGGTGTATGTAATTGGGTTGTCAGATGTTGTTGCAAACACGGTGGAGGAGAGGTCGAATGTTGTTACATTTCCAGAAATTTTTTGTTTCCGTAAGGACATGGTTAGTAGCAAAGATTATCGCATGGTTAATG GTGAATTATATAGCTAG
- the LOC141664495 gene encoding protein Iojap-related, mitochondrial-like, with the protein MVRFLCLHQLRPPAFQRAKLLSVITPQPPIETRFHRTLSSLNKIDLISSLVTDNNANTSCATSGKERKDILSLPEVEKKILSDVRADNVKAIPVQNHSFTDHVVLATGRSAWHVRNIAQALFYKAKLLKQRGSDKKLLPTVEGQKGGKWIVVDSGSLVIHALDEKMRAYYDLDALWTEEKKITSEERQLEWRGISVFWYP; encoded by the exons ATGGTCCGATTTT TATGCCTCCACCAGCTTCGCCCCCCAGCCTTCCAACGGGCAAAGCTATTGAGTGTCATCACTCCTCAACCCCCAATTGAAACTAGGTTTCATCGAACCCTATCTTCCCTCAACAAAATTGACCTAATTAGCAGCCTCGTTACTGATAATAACGCAAACACCTCCTGCGCAACATCCGGCAAGGAGCGTAAAGACATTCTCAGCTTACCGGAAGTAGAGAAGAAGATACTTAGCGACGTGAGAGCCGATAATGTGAAAGCAATTCCGGTTCAAAATCACTCTTTTACTGATCATGTTGTTCTCGCTACTGGTCGGTCTGCTTGGCATGTTCGTAACATTGCTCAGGCCCTGTTTTATAAG GCTAAGTTGTTGAAGCAGCGAGGGAGTGACAAGAAGTTGCTTCCTACTGTTGAAGGTCAGAAGGGCGGGAAGTGGATTGTTGTTGATTCTG GCTCATTGGTTATTCATGCACTTGACGAGAAGATGAGAGCTTATTACGACTTGGATGCACTCTGGACGGAGGAGAAAAAAATTACTTCAGAAGAAAGACAG CTGGAATGGAGGGGCATCTCTGTCTTTTGGTACCCCTAA
- the LOC141663533 gene encoding uncharacterized protein LOC141663533, translating into MAANSTDEECVTYPMFNERTDMKDPKFELCMLFSSAQSFRVAVQKFAIVNRKPVFQCRNFGRRIKYKCKGEGCKWSIFASIVQDTKTYQVKTYLKTHTCQTTFKQKYMTSKWIAEHYENEIRMNPTWPLGAFHKKIVNDWGCEVSIFAVGRAKRKALEVIKGHHVKQYSQLWDYINAVKKAMPDSTIELVLDEPEADSVGRRFKRIYVCLGPLRRGFTQGCRPIIGLDGCHLKGPIGGQLLTAVGCDSNDGMYPIDWAVVEAENSETWNWFLNLLAYDVNIINSGGWTFISDRQKGLINALTTVVPITEHRFCVMHLYRNMYKDHKGVGSRTLLWLAARSTTEFMFNKHMSELKKLSKNVMTG; encoded by the exons ATGGCTGCAAATAGCACTGATGAAGAATGTGTCACTTATCCTATGTTCAATGAAAGAACAGATATGAAAGATCCAAAGTTTGAGCTATGCATGTTGTTCTCCAGTGCACAATCATTTAGGGTTGCAGTGCAAAAATTTGCCATAGTGAATAGAAAACCAGTTTTCCAGTGCAGGAATTTTGGAAGAAGGATCAAATATAAATGCAAGGGTGAAGGCTGTAAGTGGAGTATATTTGCCTCTATAGTACAGGATACAAAAACTTATCAAGTGAAGACATATTTAAAAACTCACACATGTCAAACAACATTTAAGCAGAAGTATATGACTTCAAAGTGGATAGCAGAGCACTATGAAAATGAGATAAGGATGAACCCTACTTGGCCACTTGGTGCATTCCATAAGAAGATTGTAAATGATTGGGGTTGTGAAGTAAGCATTTTTGCAGTTGGTAGGGCTAAGAGGAAAGCTTTAGAAGTCATAAAGGGCCATCATGTGAAACAATATAGCCAATTATGGGATTATATAAATGCAGTCAAAAAAGCCATGCCAGATAGCACAATAGAACTTGTATTAGATGAACCTGAAGCTGATTCTGTTGGAAGGAGATTTAAAAGAATTTATGTATGTTTGGGTCCTTTAAGGAGAGGTTTTACTCAAGGTTGTAGGCCCATAATAGGTTTAGATGGTTGTCACTTGAAAGGGCCAATTGGTGGGCAACTTTTAACAGCAGTAGGATGTGATTCTAATGATGGAATGTACCCAATTGATTGGGCTGTAGTTGAAGCAGAAAATTCAGAAACATGGAATTGGTTTCTCAATTTGTTGGCTTATGATGTTAACATCATCAATTCTGGTGGTTGGACCTTTATATCAGATAGGCAAAAG GGACTCATCAATGCTCTTACTACTGTTGTACCTATTACAGAACATAGGTTTTGTGTTATGCATTTGTACAGGAACATGTACAAAGATCACAAAGGAGTTGGGAGTAGAACTTTATTGTGGCTTGCTGCAAGATCCACAACAGAATTTATGTTTAACAAACACATGTCAGAGCTGAAAAAG CTGTCCAAAAATGTTATGACTGGTTGA